The Candidatus Binatia bacterium genome includes the window TGGAAGTCGATTCCACATACTACGCCCTGCCGAGTCAACGCAACGCCTTGCGCAAGGTTCAGCCGTTGCGCGATGCGAAGGTCATCTACGTCATCTTCAACAAGTGCTACGGGGATTACGGTATGCGTAACGCCGCCACGATGCGGCGCTTGCTCGCAGCAGCCACCTGAAGCGTTTGCAGCCTCGCGCACGTTGTGCAAGCCTTCTCCGCTTGGTAGGTTTCCCGTCCGATGCTGCGCCTGCGCTTTCTCCCCGGACTCATTCTCGGCCTGATTGTGGGCCTGGCCGCCGGAATCGTGGTCGTGCTGCTGACATTGCCGCCCCGTGGCGCCGACCTGCCCGCCCCACTTCCGTCACAGGTACAGGAGCTGACCCGCAAGTTGGAGGCAGCCAGCGAATCACGCGAGCGAGCCGACCGGCAGTTCGAGCAGTTCCAGAAGCTTGCCGAGCAGATGACCGCTACCTTCAACAGCCTGGAGAGGCGCTTCAAGCTGTTGGAAGAAGAGCAACGCGTGCGAGACGCGCAAGGGATTCAAGCCCCGGCGCAGCGCCCAGCCGCGCCAGCGCCACCGCCGACCGCGTCCAGACAGGCACCGCCGCAACCTAAGGCCGCGACGCGCCCAGACGGAGACACGCCACCATCGGCTCCTGAGCAAGACCCTTCGCTGCAGGATCAGCCGTCCGTTCCTCCCGCCGACGACCCTTCCGTACAGCAGTAGGCGGCTAGCCGCCGCACCGGCCTGGTGACAAGCTACAACAGCTATCTCACCTCCTCGTCGCACAGTGGAGCGTACCTTCCCTCTAGACATCCGGACCGAAGCATAGTCCACGGTTTGTCTCGCGCACGCCACCTGATAGAGTCCCACGCTGCGATAGGAGCGACTCATGGATGCGGATTTGAAGCTCGAGGGTGGACAGGTCATCGATGGAACAGGCGC containing:
- a CDS encoding YtxH domain-containing protein; its protein translation is MLRLRFLPGLILGLIVGLAAGIVVVLLTLPPRGADLPAPLPSQVQELTRKLEAASESRERADRQFEQFQKLAEQMTATFNSLERRFKLLEEEQRVRDAQGIQAPAQRPAAPAPPPTASRQAPPQPKAATRPDGDTPPSAPEQDPSLQDQPSVPPADDPSVQQ